One Rhodoferax ferrireducens T118 DNA segment encodes these proteins:
- a CDS encoding HDOD domain-containing protein → MSPELSLKLAAAVDGMPAFPKSVQKILELTRDVNCSPKDLVQVIDKDPVVTVKVLRVVNSAYYSLPKQITSINHAVVYLGFNTIKNLALSIAAIGMLPASNAAGFDGAQYLIHSLSTAAIAKQLALRLDDADPMDCFIAGLLHDFGKVVFAQFMPTEFRKALETSQWNESSLHLALRDVIGADHAVVGAMLVEKWRFPADLVETIRYQYGPEIKDTPMIACVFAANQISKKLEFGFAGNPYIEQLPPAIAQRLGGTLDELIVSLGDLAPLLEEAKIFSKV, encoded by the coding sequence ATGAGCCCTGAACTCTCTTTAAAACTCGCCGCCGCCGTGGACGGCATGCCTGCGTTTCCCAAAAGCGTGCAAAAGATCCTGGAACTCACGCGCGACGTCAACTGCTCGCCCAAGGATCTGGTGCAAGTCATTGACAAGGATCCGGTGGTCACGGTCAAGGTGCTGCGCGTGGTCAACTCGGCTTACTACAGCCTGCCCAAGCAGATCACCTCCATCAACCATGCGGTGGTTTACTTGGGCTTTAACACCATCAAAAACCTGGCCTTGAGCATCGCCGCCATCGGCATGCTGCCGGCCAGCAATGCGGCCGGTTTTGACGGCGCGCAGTACCTGATTCACTCGCTGTCCACGGCGGCCATCGCCAAGCAGCTGGCCTTGCGTCTGGATGATGCCGACCCGATGGACTGTTTTATTGCCGGCCTGCTGCACGATTTTGGCAAGGTGGTGTTCGCGCAGTTCATGCCGACCGAATTTCGCAAGGCCCTGGAAACCAGCCAATGGAACGAGAGCTCACTGCACCTGGCGCTGCGAGACGTGATCGGTGCTGATCACGCGGTCGTCGGTGCGATGCTGGTCGAAAAATGGCGTTTCCCGGCCGACCTGGTGGAAACCATTCGCTACCAGTACGGCCCGGAAATCAAAGACACACCGATGATCGCCTGTGTCTTTGCCGCCAACCAGATCAGCAAGAAGCTCGAATTCGGCTTTGCCGGCAACCCCTACATCGAACAACTGCCACCCGCTATTGCGCAGCGGCTGGGTGGCACCTTGGACGAACTGATTGTCTCTTTGGGCGACCTGGCACCCCTGCTGGAAGAAGCCAAAATATTTTCAAAAGTTTGA
- a CDS encoding FAD-dependent oxidoreductase, whose amino-acid sequence MKIAVIGAGIIGVTTAYELSRDGHDVTVLERCGAAAEEASFANAGIVAPGMPNREVSPIFSRPTPIRLSWPISAHELAWFWKWRRARRLDRHRASQAQRQSLASYSRERLHHITADLKLDYERSEGLLMLLRSEQDSKMVQPGLQLMREAGRDFKELSAPDVRKLEPALSPDTPFFGAIQLIDAEVANCRQFALLLKNESQRCGVKFEFNTEVTHISSAGGVTLTVAGETGARPFDAAVICAGTDSARLLGPLGIRLALAAVHGYSISAPIREPLNAPRSGVIDRRHQVAITRLGNRVRVSGLAELGGVPGRNRADALQTLYRVLHDWFPGAAKLSSGVQEWKGARPMLPDGAPVVGASGVPGLWLNLGHGASGWALSCGSARVLADLMAGRPPDLDVNAFGIERLGR is encoded by the coding sequence ATGAAGATTGCAGTTATTGGCGCCGGCATCATCGGCGTCACCACGGCCTATGAGCTGAGCCGTGATGGGCACGATGTCACCGTGCTGGAACGCTGTGGTGCCGCAGCCGAAGAAGCCAGTTTTGCCAATGCCGGCATCGTGGCACCCGGCATGCCGAACCGGGAAGTGAGCCCTATTTTCAGCCGCCCTACCCCCATCAGACTGAGCTGGCCAATTTCGGCTCACGAGCTGGCCTGGTTCTGGAAGTGGCGCCGCGCCCGTCGGCTTGACCGCCATCGGGCCAGTCAGGCTCAGAGGCAGAGCCTGGCCAGCTACAGCCGTGAACGTTTGCACCACATCACGGCGGATTTAAAACTGGACTACGAACGCAGCGAGGGTCTCCTGATGTTGCTGCGCTCCGAGCAGGACAGCAAAATGGTACAGCCTGGTCTGCAGCTGATGCGTGAAGCGGGCCGGGATTTCAAGGAACTGAGCGCACCCGACGTCCGCAAGCTGGAGCCGGCCTTGAGTCCGGACACGCCATTTTTTGGTGCCATTCAACTCATCGATGCGGAGGTCGCCAACTGCCGCCAGTTTGCCCTGCTGCTCAAAAACGAGTCGCAACGCTGTGGCGTCAAATTTGAGTTCAACACCGAAGTCACACACATCAGCAGCGCCGGCGGCGTCACGCTCACGGTCGCCGGCGAAACCGGCGCCCGCCCCTTTGACGCCGCTGTGATCTGCGCGGGGACCGATTCGGCGCGCTTGCTCGGCCCGCTGGGCATCAGGCTGGCGCTGGCCGCCGTCCATGGCTACTCCATCAGCGCGCCTATTCGCGAGCCGCTCAACGCGCCGCGCAGTGGCGTCATCGATCGGCGCCACCAAGTGGCTATCACCCGCCTGGGCAACCGGGTGCGCGTGTCAGGCCTGGCCGAACTGGGCGGCGTACCTGGAAGAAACCGGGCCGACGCCCTGCAAACCCTCTACCGGGTGTTGCATGACTGGTTCCCGGGCGCCGCCAAACTGTCAAGCGGCGTGCAGGAGTGGAAAGGTGCACGCCCGATGTTGCCCGACGGGGCGCCGGTTGTGGGCGCCAGCGGTGTGCCGGGCCTGTGGCTGAACCTGGGGCATGGGGCCAGTGGCTGGGCCTTGAGTTGCGGCTCAGCCCGTGTTTTGGCCGACCTGATGGCGGGCAGACCACCTGACCTCGACGTCAACGCATTCGGCATCGAACGGCTGGGGCGCTAA
- a CDS encoding amidase, translating to MLSDLHTTRQRLRTGQTQATSEIERAIQAAQSPACQHAFVQTTFDEARAIANTPGIQTKPLAGLAVSIKDLFDVAGQTTCAGSVVLKDNPPAEQDSPAVARLRRAGAAFMGRTHMVEFAFSGVGTNPHFGTPVNPCSTDVPRIPGGSSSGAGVSVATGAAFIGLGSDTGGSIRIPAALNGIVGFKSTARLVPTQGALPLSTTLDTVCAMTRSVRDAMLAHELLAQRQVTRSSAPLAAYRLAVARTLMQDELDDTVSRAWQRTLATLRRAGAQVEEVNLTEIGQLQSIQAAGSLAAAESYVWHRQLLERNAAAYDPRVASRIQRGASMSAYDYITLLRERQRWISQMASALQGFDAVLSPTVPIVAPPMAELAPGLARDAAFLRVNALLLRNPSVVNMLDGCALSLPCQTADELPVGLMVWAGALRDDTVLNIALQIERILQK from the coding sequence ATGCTTTCAGACCTCCACACCACCCGGCAGCGCTTGCGCACTGGCCAAACCCAGGCAACAAGCGAAATTGAGCGGGCCATTCAGGCCGCGCAATCACCTGCCTGCCAGCATGCCTTCGTGCAGACCACATTTGACGAGGCCCGCGCCATCGCCAACACCCCGGGCATCCAGACCAAGCCGCTGGCGGGCCTGGCCGTTTCCATCAAGGACCTGTTTGATGTGGCCGGACAAACCACCTGCGCCGGCTCGGTGGTCCTCAAGGACAACCCGCCCGCCGAGCAAGACAGCCCGGCCGTTGCGCGTTTGCGCCGCGCTGGCGCCGCCTTCATGGGGCGCACCCATATGGTGGAATTTGCATTCTCGGGCGTCGGCACCAATCCACACTTTGGTACACCGGTCAACCCGTGCAGCACCGATGTGCCACGCATTCCCGGTGGCTCCTCGTCGGGCGCTGGCGTATCAGTCGCTACCGGCGCCGCCTTCATCGGTCTGGGAAGCGACACCGGCGGCTCCATCCGCATCCCGGCCGCTCTGAACGGCATTGTTGGCTTTAAAAGCACCGCCCGCCTGGTGCCGACCCAAGGTGCTCTGCCACTGTCCACCACACTTGACACGGTCTGCGCCATGACCCGCAGCGTGCGTGACGCGATGCTGGCGCACGAGCTGCTGGCCCAGCGCCAGGTGACGCGCAGCTCCGCGCCACTGGCCGCCTACCGCCTGGCCGTTGCCCGCACCCTGATGCAGGACGAGCTGGACGACACCGTTTCACGCGCCTGGCAGCGCACCCTGGCCACCCTGCGCCGGGCCGGAGCCCAGGTTGAAGAAGTCAACCTGACCGAGATCGGCCAGCTGCAGTCGATTCAGGCCGCTGGCAGCTTGGCGGCGGCCGAGAGTTACGTTTGGCATCGCCAGTTACTTGAGCGCAACGCCGCTGCTTACGACCCACGCGTGGCAAGCCGCATCCAGCGCGGCGCCAGCATGAGTGCCTATGACTACATCACGCTGCTGCGCGAGCGGCAACGCTGGATCAGCCAGATGGCATCGGCCCTGCAGGGCTTTGACGCGGTGTTGTCGCCCACCGTCCCGATCGTGGCACCACCCATGGCGGAGCTGGCACCAGGCCTCGCGCGCGACGCTGCTTTCTTGCGCGTCAACGCCCTGCTGCTGCGCAACCCCAGCGTGGTCAACATGCTCGATGGCTGCGCGCTGTCGCTGCCGTGCCAGACCGCCGATGAGTTACCCGTGGGTTTGATGGTCTGGGCCGGTGCGTTGCGCGACGACACCGTGCTCAATATCGCGCTGCAGATCGAGCGAATACTACAAAAATAA
- the rpsB gene encoding 30S ribosomal protein S2, producing MAITMREMLEAGVHFGHQTRFWNPKMAPFIFGHRNKIHIINLEKSLPMFQEAAKFASQVSARRGTVLMVGTKRQARETVALEAQRAGVPYVDQRWLGGMLTNFKTVKTSIKRLKDMKIQQEAGLDSLSKKEQLMFARELAKLERDIGGIQDMTVLPDAIFVIDVGFHKIAIAEAKKLGIPLIAVVDTNHSPEGIDYIIPGNDDSSKAVILYARGIADAIIEGRSNAVDDVVKAVVAESSDEFVEVNETAA from the coding sequence ATGGCAATTACCATGCGCGAAATGCTGGAAGCCGGTGTCCATTTTGGCCACCAAACCCGCTTCTGGAACCCCAAAATGGCCCCGTTCATCTTCGGCCATCGCAACAAGATTCACATCATCAACCTGGAAAAATCGTTGCCGATGTTCCAGGAGGCCGCCAAGTTTGCGAGCCAGGTTTCCGCCCGGCGCGGCACCGTGCTGATGGTGGGTACCAAACGCCAGGCACGTGAGACCGTCGCCCTGGAAGCCCAGCGTGCCGGCGTGCCTTATGTTGACCAGCGTTGGCTCGGCGGCATGTTGACCAACTTCAAGACGGTCAAGACCTCCATCAAACGCCTCAAAGACATGAAGATCCAGCAAGAAGCGGGTCTGGACAGCTTGAGCAAGAAAGAGCAGCTCATGTTCGCCCGTGAGCTGGCCAAGCTCGAACGCGACATTGGCGGCATTCAGGATATGACGGTGCTGCCGGATGCGATTTTCGTGATTGACGTCGGTTTCCACAAAATTGCGATTGCCGAAGCCAAAAAGCTCGGCATTCCCCTGATTGCCGTGGTCGACACCAATCACTCGCCTGAAGGAATTGATTACATCATTCCTGGCAATGATGACTCATCCAAGGCGGTTATTTTGTATGCTCGCGGCATTGCCGATGCGATCATTGAAGGTCGTTCCAATGCGGTGGACGATGTGGTCAAGGCCGTCGTCGCTGAGAGCTCTGACGAATTTGTTGAAGTGAATGAAACAGCAGCCTGA
- the tsf gene encoding translation elongation factor Ts, which produces MAAITASMVAELRGKTDAPMMECKRALTEAQGDMVKAEELLRVKLGSKAGKAAGRITAEGVITSYMEADVGALLEVNCETDFVTKNDSFLALANAAVKLIAQNNPADLAALAALPYTQDGFGPTLEDVRKGLIGKIGENMSFRRFKRFASGAKLASYLHGTRIGVVVEFDGDATAAKDVAMHVAAMKPVALSSDDVPAELVARERSVAAAKAAEDASVATAAGKPVQSAEIVAKRIEGGVQKYLKEVSLFNQSFVKNDKQTVEQMLKATGTTVKAFTLYVVGEGIEKKVEDFAAEVAAQMAAAKQAS; this is translated from the coding sequence ATGGCTGCAATTACCGCAAGCATGGTGGCTGAACTGCGTGGCAAGACGGATGCTCCCATGATGGAATGCAAGCGCGCCTTGACCGAGGCGCAAGGTGACATGGTCAAGGCGGAAGAGTTGCTGCGCGTCAAGCTTGGCAGCAAAGCCGGCAAGGCTGCTGGACGCATTACCGCCGAAGGCGTGATCACCAGCTACATGGAGGCTGACGTCGGCGCTTTGCTCGAAGTCAACTGCGAAACCGACTTTGTCACCAAGAACGACAGCTTTTTGGCATTGGCCAATGCGGCGGTCAAGCTGATTGCGCAGAACAATCCCGCTGACCTGGCGGCGCTGGCTGCCTTGCCTTACACCCAGGATGGTTTTGGGCCGACGCTTGAAGATGTGCGCAAGGGCCTGATCGGCAAGATCGGCGAGAACATGAGCTTTCGCCGCTTCAAACGTTTTGCGTCAGGTGCCAAGCTGGCCTCTTATTTGCACGGCACCCGCATTGGCGTCGTGGTTGAGTTTGACGGTGACGCCACTGCCGCCAAGGACGTGGCGATGCACGTCGCTGCCATGAAGCCGGTGGCTTTGTCCAGCGACGATGTCCCGGCCGAACTGGTGGCCAGGGAGCGTTCCGTGGCAGCCGCCAAGGCAGCTGAAGATGCTTCCGTGGCGACGGCTGCTGGCAAGCCGGTTCAGTCGGCCGAGATCGTCGCCAAGCGCATTGAAGGCGGCGTACAAAAATACCTCAAGGAAGTATCGCTGTTTAACCAGTCATTTGTGAAGAATGACAAGCAGACGGTTGAGCAGATGCTCAAGGCCACGGGTACGACGGTGAAGGCGTTTACGCTGTACGTGGTGGGTGAAGGCATCGAGAAGAAAGTCGAGGACTTTGCCGCTGAAGTGGCGGCCCAGATGGCGGCTGCCAAACAGGCCAGCTGA
- the pyrH gene encoding UMP kinase, which produces MSVAKPAHKRILLKLSGEALMGDDQFGINHDTIVRMVDEIAEVTRLGVEVAVVIGGGNIFRGVAGGSVGMDRATADYMGMLATVMNALALGDTMNKAGLTARVMSAIAIEQVVEPYVRPKALQYLEEGKVVIFAAGTGNPFFTTDTAAALRGAEIGAEVVLKATKVDGVYTADPKKDPQATRYSKISFDDAMTQNLGIMDATAFALCRDQKLPIKVFSILKHGALKRVVMGQDEGTLVYA; this is translated from the coding sequence ATGTCCGTCGCCAAACCAGCCCATAAGCGTATTTTGCTCAAGCTGTCAGGCGAGGCCTTGATGGGCGATGACCAGTTCGGTATTAACCATGACACTATCGTGCGCATGGTCGACGAGATCGCTGAGGTGACACGTTTGGGCGTGGAGGTGGCGGTCGTCATTGGCGGTGGCAATATTTTTCGGGGTGTGGCGGGTGGCTCGGTCGGGATGGATCGGGCGACTGCCGATTACATGGGCATGTTGGCCACCGTCATGAATGCCCTTGCCCTGGGTGACACCATGAACAAGGCGGGGCTGACCGCACGCGTCATGTCGGCCATTGCGATTGAACAGGTGGTGGAGCCCTATGTTCGACCCAAGGCGCTGCAATACCTTGAAGAAGGCAAAGTGGTGATTTTTGCGGCCGGTACCGGCAACCCGTTTTTCACCACCGACACCGCTGCCGCTTTGCGTGGCGCTGAAATCGGCGCCGAGGTGGTGCTGAAGGCGACCAAGGTCGATGGTGTTTACACCGCCGATCCCAAGAAAGACCCGCAGGCTACTCGTTACAGCAAAATTTCATTTGATGACGCGATGACGCAAAACCTGGGCATCATGGATGCCACTGCGTTTGCCTTGTGCCGCGATCAAAAACTACCCATCAAAGTGTTCTCCATATTGAAACATGGTGCCCTCAAGCGTGTGGTGATGGGCCAAGATGAGGGCACGCTGGTTTATGCCTGA
- the frr gene encoding ribosome recycling factor translates to MTIAEIKNTVEGKMDQSIEAFKHNLTKIRTGRANPALLDTVHVDYYGAMLPISQVANVSLLDARTISVQPWEKGMGAKIEKAIRDSDLGLNPSSMGDLIRVPMPAMSEERRKELSKVVRGEGEGAKIAIRNLRRDANEAIRKAVKDKLASEDEQKRCETDIQKVTDRHVIVIDQLVAAKEQDIMAV, encoded by the coding sequence ATGACGATTGCCGAGATAAAAAACACGGTTGAAGGCAAGATGGACCAATCCATCGAAGCGTTTAAACACAACCTGACCAAGATTCGGACCGGTCGCGCCAACCCTGCGTTGCTGGACACCGTGCACGTTGACTATTACGGTGCCATGCTGCCGATCAGCCAGGTGGCCAATGTGTCCTTGCTGGATGCCCGAACCATCAGTGTGCAACCCTGGGAAAAGGGGATGGGCGCCAAGATCGAAAAAGCCATTCGCGACAGCGATCTGGGACTCAACCCGTCGTCCATGGGTGACTTGATCCGCGTCCCGATGCCAGCCATGTCGGAGGAGCGACGCAAGGAGCTCTCCAAAGTGGTTCGCGGTGAAGGCGAAGGCGCCAAGATCGCGATACGCAATTTGCGCCGTGATGCCAATGAAGCGATCAGAAAAGCCGTCAAGGACAAGCTGGCCTCGGAAGATGAGCAAAAACGCTGCGAGACCGACATTCAGAAAGTGACTGACCGGCACGTCATCGTGATCGACCAACTGGTGGCTGCCAAAGAGCAAGACATCATGGCGGTCTGA
- a CDS encoding phosphatidate cytidylyltransferase encodes MLKQRVITALVMLLILLPAMFYRSPEPFCAIALLLIVAGGWEWARLNGYSQSASLGAGLVCGLLCAAAWWSGWLERSLGGLWMTAGAVWVLAGAWVLHRGVSAWSAHPRALRLLAGLLALCLAWLAVAQARVIGINFLLSILVLVWVADIGAYFAGRTFGGRFSRSKLAPSISPGKSWEGVWGGMVGVIALAFAWRWLDAAWASTVPSFYTHVGRQGGWLLLIAAIFMAAMSVVGDLFESLVKRSAGVKDSSGLLPGHGGVLDRVDALLPTLPLAMMLYSV; translated from the coding sequence ATGTTGAAGCAGCGTGTTATCACCGCCCTGGTCATGCTGCTTATCTTGCTGCCAGCGATGTTCTATCGCTCGCCTGAGCCATTTTGTGCCATCGCCCTGTTGCTGATTGTTGCCGGTGGGTGGGAGTGGGCTCGCCTGAACGGCTATTCCCAGTCGGCCTCGCTTGGCGCTGGGCTGGTCTGCGGGCTGCTGTGTGCTGCGGCTTGGTGGTCAGGCTGGCTGGAGCGATCGCTGGGCGGGCTCTGGATGACTGCTGGTGCTGTTTGGGTGCTGGCTGGCGCCTGGGTGTTGCACCGTGGTGTGTCGGCCTGGTCGGCCCATCCGCGGGCGCTGCGGCTGTTGGCGGGTCTGCTGGCGCTGTGCCTGGCCTGGCTGGCAGTGGCGCAGGCGAGGGTGATTGGCATTAATTTTTTGCTCTCCATCCTGGTGCTGGTGTGGGTGGCGGACATTGGTGCCTATTTTGCGGGCCGCACCTTCGGCGGGCGTTTTAGCCGAAGCAAACTGGCGCCCAGCATCAGCCCCGGCAAAAGCTGGGAAGGTGTATGGGGCGGCATGGTAGGTGTCATTGCGCTGGCCTTTGCCTGGCGTTGGTTGGATGCCGCATGGGCCAGCACCGTACCCAGTTTTTATACCCACGTGGGTCGACAAGGTGGCTGGTTGCTGCTGATTGCCGCCATTTTCATGGCGGCGATGAGCGTTGTGGGTGACTTGTTTGAGTCGCTGGTGAAACGCAGTGCGGGCGTCAAGGACAGCAGCGGCTTGCTGCCAGGTCATGGCGGTGTATTGGACCGGGTGGACGCCTTGTTGCCTACCTTGCCGCTGGCCATGATGCTTTACTCTGTGTGA
- the ispC gene encoding 1-deoxy-D-xylulose-5-phosphate reductoisomerase, whose product MNDVKNLPKQRVAILGSTGSIGVSTLDVIARHPDRFEVFALSAATQTQLMLEQCVRFKPVFAVMVSEPHGRALERQCRELHLTTRVLWGASALAMIASHELVDAVMAAIVGAAGLASCLAAAQAGKRLLLANKEALVVGGAYFMQAVAKGGAKLLPIDSEHSAIFQSLPDDAAVWSSQIDKIILTASGGPFRQREPQTLRDVTPDQACAHPNWVMGRKISVDSATMMNKALEVIEARFLFGVNPEQIEVVIHPQSVIHSMVQYKDNSVLAQLGTPDMKVPIAYGLCWPDRMVSGAGALDFRAMADLTFESLDSNGHEQRFPGLQLAWAVLRAPSGSTAVLNAANEVAVAAFLDGQIRFDQIHGVNLETLESVVPASPQSLEDLLALDAESRAAAQQVVRRVGNQ is encoded by the coding sequence ATGAATGATGTGAAAAACTTGCCCAAGCAGCGGGTTGCTATTTTGGGCTCGACGGGATCCATTGGGGTCAGCACGCTCGATGTGATTGCGCGCCATCCCGATCGGTTCGAGGTCTTCGCCCTGAGCGCTGCGACTCAGACTCAATTGATGCTGGAACAGTGCGTGCGGTTCAAACCCGTGTTTGCCGTTATGGTCAGTGAGCCCCATGGACGCGCGCTGGAGCGCCAATGCCGCGAACTTCATTTGACGACACGGGTTCTTTGGGGCGCATCGGCTCTTGCCATGATTGCCTCGCATGAACTGGTGGACGCGGTTATGGCGGCGATCGTGGGGGCGGCCGGATTGGCCTCCTGTTTGGCGGCAGCCCAGGCGGGCAAACGTTTGTTGCTGGCCAACAAGGAAGCTTTGGTGGTGGGTGGTGCCTATTTCATGCAGGCGGTGGCCAAAGGGGGCGCCAAGCTGCTGCCGATTGACAGCGAGCATTCGGCCATTTTTCAGTCATTACCCGACGATGCTGCCGTCTGGTCGAGCCAGATCGACAAAATTATTCTCACCGCCTCAGGTGGGCCGTTCAGACAGCGCGAGCCCCAAACGCTGCGGGACGTGACGCCGGACCAGGCCTGCGCCCACCCCAATTGGGTCATGGGACGCAAGATATCGGTCGACTCTGCCACCATGATGAACAAGGCGCTGGAAGTCATTGAGGCCAGATTCCTGTTCGGTGTCAATCCGGAGCAGATTGAGGTGGTGATTCACCCGCAGAGCGTCATTCATTCAATGGTGCAGTACAAAGACAATTCCGTCCTGGCCCAGCTCGGCACGCCCGACATGAAAGTGCCGATTGCCTATGGCCTGTGCTGGCCGGATCGCATGGTCTCGGGTGCTGGTGCGCTGGATTTTCGGGCGATGGCTGACCTGACGTTCGAGTCGCTGGACTCGAACGGCCATGAACAACGTTTTCCGGGTTTGCAGCTGGCGTGGGCAGTGTTGCGGGCGCCTTCCGGTTCGACTGCCGTGTTGAACGCCGCCAATGAAGTGGCGGTCGCTGCGTTTCTTGACGGCCAAATACGGTTTGACCAGATTCATGGGGTTAATCTGGAAACACTTGAATCGGTTGTCCCAGCCAGCCCGCAGTCGCTGGAGGATCTGCTGGCGCTGGACGCCGAGTCGCGTGCTGCCGCGCAGCAGGTGGTGCGCCGTGTCGGCAATCAATAG
- the rseP gene encoding RIP metalloprotease RseP — protein sequence MLTLAAFVLALGVLIAIHEYGHYRVAVACGVKVLRFSIGFGKTLYQWQRKGSSTEFALCAFPLGGYVKMLDEREAPVPEGERHLAFNNQPLRSRVAIVAAGPVANLLLAVLLYAVVNWSGVQYPAAILASPEAGSIAQQAGLAGGERVQRAGFADDEMKSVASFEDLRWFLTRGALEGQDVRLELTGPGRTTTSDVLLKLSAMDASEANADLFRRIGVVGPYTRPVIGEVTVGAAADKAGLRDGDVVRQVGSVPVVDGQQLRRLIRASIVNGRTVPATWKIDRAGIELEIIVTPETRQDGELLVGRIGAYVGAMPELVTVRYGAVDGLWRGVTHTWDVSLLTLRMMGKMLIGEASVKNLSGPLTIADYAGKSAAMGLTQYLLFLALISVSLGVLNLLPLPVLDGGHLMYYLWEGVTGKPVPDAWMETLQRGGVAILFLLMSIALFNDITRLFG from the coding sequence ATGCTGACTCTTGCCGCCTTTGTACTTGCCCTTGGTGTTTTGATCGCCATCCATGAGTATGGCCACTACCGGGTGGCCGTGGCTTGTGGTGTCAAAGTGCTGCGTTTTTCCATTGGATTTGGCAAGACCTTGTATCAATGGCAGCGCAAGGGTTCATCGACCGAATTTGCGCTGTGCGCTTTTCCGCTGGGCGGCTACGTCAAGATGCTGGATGAGCGCGAGGCACCGGTGCCCGAGGGTGAGCGGCATCTGGCATTCAACAACCAGCCTTTGCGTTCGCGCGTCGCCATTGTGGCGGCGGGCCCGGTGGCCAATTTGCTGCTCGCGGTGTTGTTGTACGCGGTGGTGAACTGGAGCGGCGTGCAATATCCGGCAGCGATACTGGCCAGCCCCGAGGCGGGTTCGATTGCGCAGCAGGCCGGATTGGCGGGCGGTGAGCGGGTCCAGCGTGCCGGCTTTGCCGACGACGAAATGAAGAGCGTGGCGTCGTTTGAAGACCTGCGCTGGTTCTTGACCCGGGGGGCGCTGGAAGGGCAAGACGTGCGACTGGAGCTGACGGGGCCGGGACGTACGACGACAAGCGACGTGCTGCTGAAGCTCTCGGCCATGGATGCCAGCGAGGCCAATGCGGACTTGTTTCGCAGAATCGGGGTCGTGGGCCCGTACACCCGTCCTGTCATTGGCGAGGTCACCGTGGGCGCCGCGGCCGACAAAGCTGGTTTGCGCGATGGTGATGTGGTGCGCCAGGTCGGGTCGGTGCCGGTGGTGGACGGCCAGCAATTGCGTCGGCTGATTCGCGCATCGATCGTGAACGGCCGAACCGTCCCAGCCACCTGGAAAATTGACCGGGCCGGAATCGAACTTGAAATCATCGTCACGCCCGAGACTCGACAAGACGGAGAGTTGTTGGTGGGGAGAATCGGCGCCTATGTTGGGGCCATGCCGGAGCTGGTGACGGTGCGCTATGGCGCTGTCGACGGTTTGTGGCGCGGCGTGACGCATACTTGGGATGTCTCTCTCTTGACGCTCAGAATGATGGGCAAGATGTTGATTGGCGAGGCTTCAGTCAAAAACCTCAGCGGTCCTTTGACAATTGCGGACTACGCCGGCAAATCCGCTGCCATGGGACTGACGCAGTACTTGCTGTTCCTGGCCTTGATCAGTGTCAGCTTGGGCGTTTTGAATTTGCTGCCGCTGCCGGTTTTGGACGGTGGTCACCTGATGTATTATCTTTGGGAAGGCGTGACGGGCAAACCGGTTCCGGATGCCTGGATGGAGACTTTGCAGCGGGGTGGCGTTGCCATCCTGTTTCTTCTGATGTCGATTGCCCTCTTTAACGACATCACCCGCTTATTTGGCTAA